Proteins from a genomic interval of Pseudomonas sp. RC10:
- a CDS encoding TetR/AcrR family transcriptional regulator: protein MARPKSEDKRNALIDSALRVFAEQGLGAPTSKIAKGAGVAEGTLFNYFETKDDLLNQVYLELKAQLRDAMIPGYPKDKDVKSRLHHAWHTYVGWGAANAEKRKAMALLMMSDRITDTTRVAGSEAFNDISALLHEGSSCNAFRDQPPAFAAAIMRSLADTTMDFMSNEPEHAERYCEAGFVAFWNAIARD, encoded by the coding sequence ATGGCCCGCCCGAAAAGCGAAGACAAGCGCAACGCCCTGATCGATTCTGCCCTGCGGGTGTTCGCCGAGCAGGGACTGGGGGCGCCGACGTCAAAAATCGCCAAAGGCGCGGGGGTGGCCGAGGGGACGCTGTTCAATTATTTCGAGACCAAGGACGACCTGCTCAACCAGGTCTATCTGGAACTCAAAGCCCAACTGCGCGACGCGATGATCCCCGGTTATCCCAAGGACAAGGACGTCAAATCCCGCCTGCACCACGCCTGGCACACCTACGTTGGCTGGGGCGCGGCAAACGCTGAAAAACGCAAGGCCATGGCGTTGCTGATGATGTCTGATCGCATCACCGACACCACCCGCGTCGCAGGCAGCGAGGCCTTCAACGACATCAGCGCCCTGCTCCACGAAGGCTCGTCGTGCAACGCCTTTCGCGACCAACCTCCGGCTTTCGCCGCGGCGATCATGCGGTCGCTGGCCGACACCACCATGGATTTCATGAGCAATGAGCCCGAGCACGCCGAGCGTTACTGCGAAGCAGGTTTTGTGGCGTTCTGGAATGCAATTGCAAGAGACTGA
- a CDS encoding aldo/keto reductase has protein sequence MTHSTLFTRRRLLTLAAGVSAALVFDSAAAGAASSSQATTPGTQGGRKMLTRNIPSSGEALPMIGVGTYRGFDVAPGSNEYKALPHVLDELFMAGGTVIDSSPMYGRAEQTTGELLSIHQPRSPAFLATKVWTRGKREGIAQMEDSFRLLQTDRIDLMQIHNLLDWKTHLPTLREWKEQGRIRYIGITHYTSSAYDEVEAVLKAEQLDFLQINYALDDRAVEARLLPLCRERGVAVICNRPFGGGGLLGRLKDKPLPGWAGEVQATSWAQLALKFLISHPAVTCAIPGTGNPKYMKDNAGAAMGPLLTDAQRQQLIALVG, from the coding sequence ATGACTCATTCAACGCTGTTCACCCGCAGGCGCTTGCTGACCCTCGCGGCAGGGGTTTCAGCGGCGCTGGTGTTCGACTCGGCCGCCGCTGGCGCCGCTTCATCCTCACAGGCGACAACGCCTGGCACTCAAGGAGGTCGCAAGATGCTCACCCGAAACATTCCTTCCAGTGGCGAAGCCCTGCCGATGATCGGCGTCGGCACGTATCGCGGCTTCGACGTTGCGCCAGGGAGTAATGAATACAAGGCACTGCCCCACGTCCTTGATGAGCTGTTCATGGCCGGGGGCACGGTGATCGACAGTTCCCCCATGTACGGCCGGGCCGAGCAAACCACGGGCGAACTGCTGTCGATTCATCAGCCGCGTTCCCCGGCGTTTCTCGCCACCAAGGTGTGGACCCGTGGGAAGCGGGAGGGCATCGCGCAGATGGAGGATTCCTTTCGCCTGTTGCAGACCGACCGTATCGACCTGATGCAAATCCACAACCTGCTGGACTGGAAAACCCACCTGCCGACCTTGCGTGAGTGGAAAGAGCAAGGCCGCATTCGCTACATCGGCATCACCCACTACACCTCGTCGGCCTATGACGAAGTGGAAGCGGTGCTCAAGGCTGAGCAGCTGGATTTTCTGCAGATCAATTACGCGCTGGACGACCGGGCGGTGGAGGCGCGGCTGTTGCCCTTGTGTCGCGAGCGTGGAGTGGCGGTCATCTGCAATCGACCGTTTGGCGGGGGTGGGTTGCTCGGGCGTCTGAAAGACAAGCCGCTGCCCGGCTGGGCGGGGGAAGTGCAGGCGACCAGTTGGGCGCAACTGGCGCTGAAGTTTCTGATCTCCCACCCCGCCGTCACCTGCGCCATTCCGGGGACGGGCAATCCCAAGTACATGAAGGACAACGCGGGCGCGGCGATGGGGCCGTTGTTGACCGATGCGCAGCGGCAGCAGTTGATTGCGCTGGTGGGGTGA
- a CDS encoding nucleoside hydrolase, which yields MQAFLKRCALALTLGLSATSLQAAEKVIFDTDFNVLNDDGQAFIMLAQLHAQKRIDLLGMTLVSGNAWVDQEQVDALKAVERMGVEKEIGVYSGAAYPLLHDFATYEQEKALFGAGWPGAFKHPRPISASELIAPPDGLATHTKLRQESAAQFIVDSVKKNPHEVTILAVGPLTNIALAIRSAPEIVPLIKRIVYMGGAFEIPGNTTPAAEFNWWFDPEAAKIVLRSPIEHVIFPNDVCEKVTFNASVYQRIVSKSGVIPDLYKTVLGPEFTKDPNYNSFTWDSLPALYLVHPDLVTESKDEWIDIDTHFGPDYGRSLGYKKGAPAGTQKAKVVYAVDQPKFWDEYVNLVTLPAPVKH from the coding sequence ATGCAGGCATTCCTCAAACGCTGTGCCCTGGCCCTGACTCTGGGGCTCTCCGCGACCTCGCTGCAAGCCGCCGAAAAAGTCATCTTCGATACCGATTTCAACGTGCTCAACGACGACGGTCAGGCCTTCATCATGCTGGCGCAGCTGCACGCGCAGAAGCGTATCGACCTGCTGGGCATGACGCTGGTCAGCGGCAACGCCTGGGTCGATCAGGAACAGGTCGATGCCCTCAAGGCCGTCGAGCGCATGGGGGTGGAAAAGGAGATCGGCGTGTACTCAGGCGCGGCCTACCCGCTGCTTCACGACTTCGCCACCTATGAACAGGAAAAGGCCCTGTTCGGCGCAGGCTGGCCGGGGGCGTTCAAACACCCTCGCCCGATCTCGGCCTCAGAATTGATCGCGCCGCCGGACGGTCTGGCGACCCACACAAAACTGCGCCAAGAATCCGCAGCCCAGTTCATCGTCGACAGTGTGAAGAAGAACCCCCATGAAGTGACGATTCTCGCCGTCGGCCCACTGACGAACATCGCCCTGGCGATTCGCAGCGCGCCGGAGATCGTGCCGCTGATCAAACGCATCGTGTACATGGGCGGCGCCTTCGAAATCCCTGGCAATACAACGCCTGCGGCGGAGTTCAACTGGTGGTTCGATCCGGAGGCCGCGAAGATCGTCCTGCGCTCACCCATTGAACACGTGATCTTTCCGAACGACGTGTGCGAAAAGGTCACCTTCAATGCGTCGGTGTACCAGCGCATCGTCAGTAAAAGCGGTGTGATCCCGGACCTGTACAAAACCGTGCTTGGCCCTGAGTTCACCAAGGACCCGAACTACAACAGCTTCACGTGGGACAGCCTGCCCGCGCTGTATCTGGTGCACCCGGACCTGGTGACCGAGTCGAAAGATGAGTGGATCGACATCGACACCCATTTTGGCCCCGACTATGGCCGCTCGTTGGGCTACAAAAAAGGCGCGCCTGCGGGAACGCAAAAGGCCAAGGTGGTGTACGCCGTGGACCAGCCGAAGTTCTGGGATGAATACGTGAACCTGGTGACGCTGCCTGCGCCGGTGAAGCATTAA
- a CDS encoding MFS transporter, which translates to MPSANVETAATDAADPIKALYHKITWKLIPFLCFCYLAAYLDRINIGFAKLQMLDQLHFSETAFGLGAGLFFVGYILFEVPSNLVLEKVGAKIWIARIMITWGALSVCTLFVSTPMQFYVLRFFLGAAEAGFLPGVLFYLTTWFPTYRRGRIIALFMIGLPLSSVIGGPLSGWIMGHFDQSAGLRGWQWLFLIEGIPSMLLGVLTFWALPNGPKDAKWLNTTEQALLEGELRLDDAEGKDSKHSFRDGFFNLKVWMLGGIDFSILLSAYAMGFWMPTFIKNAGVTDTFHIGVLTALPSVAALIGMLMIGASSDRRRERRWHIIVPFWIGAVAMAASPFFTHNVVATVVLFAIASAAIIGAVPVFFSLPATFLKGRAAATGFALACSLANIAGLVSNSMMGIAIDVTGSSAGALWFFAGCLILSSLLVVALPAKLVNR; encoded by the coding sequence ATGCCCTCTGCGAATGTAGAAACCGCCGCGACAGACGCTGCGGACCCGATCAAAGCGCTGTACCACAAGATCACCTGGAAGCTCATTCCGTTCCTGTGTTTCTGCTACCTGGCTGCCTACCTGGACCGCATCAACATTGGCTTTGCCAAATTGCAGATGCTTGACCAACTGCACTTCAGCGAAACTGCGTTCGGCCTCGGCGCCGGGCTGTTTTTCGTCGGCTATATCCTCTTTGAAGTGCCGAGCAATCTGGTGCTGGAGAAAGTCGGGGCGAAGATCTGGATCGCCCGGATCATGATCACCTGGGGCGCGCTGTCGGTGTGCACCCTGTTCGTCAGCACCCCGATGCAGTTTTATGTCCTGCGTTTCTTCCTCGGTGCCGCCGAGGCCGGCTTTTTGCCAGGGGTGCTGTTCTACCTGACCACGTGGTTCCCGACCTACCGTCGCGGCCGCATCATTGCGCTGTTCATGATCGGCCTGCCGCTGTCCAGCGTCATCGGCGGCCCGCTGTCGGGCTGGATCATGGGGCATTTTGATCAGTCTGCCGGGCTGCGCGGCTGGCAGTGGCTGTTCCTGATCGAAGGCATCCCGAGCATGTTGCTCGGCGTGCTGACCTTCTGGGCCTTGCCGAACGGCCCGAAAGACGCCAAATGGCTGAACACCACTGAGCAGGCATTGCTCGAAGGCGAACTGCGTCTGGACGATGCCGAGGGCAAGGACAGCAAGCACAGCTTCCGTGACGGCTTCTTCAACCTGAAAGTGTGGATGCTCGGCGGTATCGACTTCTCGATCCTCCTCAGCGCGTACGCCATGGGTTTCTGGATGCCGACCTTCATCAAGAACGCCGGGGTCACCGACACCTTTCACATCGGCGTGTTGACGGCACTGCCCAGCGTTGCGGCGCTGATCGGCATGCTGATGATCGGTGCCAGTTCCGACCGCCGCCGTGAGCGTCGCTGGCACATCATCGTGCCGTTCTGGATCGGCGCCGTGGCCATGGCCGCCAGCCCGTTCTTTACCCATAACGTCGTTGCGACGGTGGTGCTGTTCGCGATTGCCTCGGCAGCGATCATCGGCGCGGTGCCGGTGTTCTTCAGCCTGCCCGCGACCTTCCTCAAAGGCCGCGCTGCCGCGACAGGCTTTGCGCTGGCCTGCTCGCTGGCGAACATCGCGGGACTGGTGAGCAACTCGATGATGGGCATCGCCATCGACGTCACCGGCAGCAGCGCGGGGGCGTTGTGGTTCTTTGCCGGGTGCCTGATTCTCAGCAGCTTATTGGTGGTGGCATTGCCAGCGAAGTTGGTGAATCGATAG